A genomic segment from Drosophila willistoni isolate 14030-0811.24 chromosome 2L unlocalized genomic scaffold, UCI_dwil_1.1 Seg168, whole genome shotgun sequence encodes:
- the LOC6643325 gene encoding regulator of G-protein signaling 17 isoform X1 yields MSCTVSELPSGCRLRGMTASSQQTAASNNGANNGNNGGSGGPSATTVAGGSGGGGGGGGVGGGTVTTVIATSNVLQESNAPLQRQQSQKPCCFCWCCCCSCSWAKCLAIKNADENAPTKRDLVSSEFLDGEQPTLEEIRSWGKSFDKLMKNSTGRKVFRDFLRSEFSEENILFWLACEDLKKENSAEVVEEKARLIYEDYISILSPREVSLDSRVREIVNRNMIEPTTHTFDEAQIQIYTLMHRDSYPRFLNSQKFKTLAQMQDNSNAGSNADSPT; encoded by the exons ATGTCCTGCACTGTATCCGAGCTACCCAGTGGTTGTCGTCTGCGCGGCATGACTGCATCATCACAACAGACAGCTGCCTCCAATAATGGCGCTAACAATGGTAACAACGGTGGCAGCGGTGGTCCATCTGCAACAACAGTAGCGGGCGGGagtggtggaggaggaggcggTGGTGGCGTTGGCGGTGGCACTGTGACAACTGTCATTGCCACCTCGAATGTATTGCAAGAATCGAATGCTCCGCTGCAACGACAGCAATCACAGAAACCGTGTTGCTTctgctggtgttgttgttgctcctgctcctg GGCCAAGTG TCTTGCCATTAAAAATGCCGATGAAAATGCGCCGACCAAACGTGATCTCGTTAGTTCCGAATTCTTAGATGGCGAACA acCAACACTAGAAGAAATCCGAAGCTGGGGCAAAAGCTTTgacaaattaatgaaaaattcaA CTGGCCGTAAGGTTTTCCGGGACTTTCTGCGTAGCGAATTTAGTGAAgagaatattttattttggttggCCTGCGAGGACCTTAAGAAGGAGAACAGCGCCGAAGTGGTCGAGGAAAAGGCGCGCCTGATATATGAGGATTATATATCGATATTGTCACCGCGTGAAGTGTCATTGGATTCGCGAGTACGCGAAATAGTCAATCGCAATATGATTGAGCCAACGACGCACACATTCGACGAAGCTCAAATACAGATCTATACGCTAATGCACAGAGACTCATATCCGAG ATTCCTAAACTCTCAAAAGTTCAAGACACTCGCTCAAATGCAAGACAATTCGAATGCTGGTTCCAATGCGGATAGCCCCACTTAG
- the LOC6643325 gene encoding regulator of G-protein signaling 17 isoform X2, with the protein MSCTVSELPSGCRLRGMTASSQQTAASNNGANNGNNGGSGGPSATTVAGGSGGGGGGGGVGGGTVTTVIATSNVLQESNAPLQRQQSQKPCCFCWCCCCSCSCLAIKNADENAPTKRDLVSSEFLDGEQPTLEEIRSWGKSFDKLMKNSTGRKVFRDFLRSEFSEENILFWLACEDLKKENSAEVVEEKARLIYEDYISILSPREVSLDSRVREIVNRNMIEPTTHTFDEAQIQIYTLMHRDSYPRFLNSQKFKTLAQMQDNSNAGSNADSPT; encoded by the exons ATGTCCTGCACTGTATCCGAGCTACCCAGTGGTTGTCGTCTGCGCGGCATGACTGCATCATCACAACAGACAGCTGCCTCCAATAATGGCGCTAACAATGGTAACAACGGTGGCAGCGGTGGTCCATCTGCAACAACAGTAGCGGGCGGGagtggtggaggaggaggcggTGGTGGCGTTGGCGGTGGCACTGTGACAACTGTCATTGCCACCTCGAATGTATTGCAAGAATCGAATGCTCCGCTGCAACGACAGCAATCACAGAAACCGTGTTGCTTctgctggtgttgttgttgctcctgctcctg TCTTGCCATTAAAAATGCCGATGAAAATGCGCCGACCAAACGTGATCTCGTTAGTTCCGAATTCTTAGATGGCGAACA acCAACACTAGAAGAAATCCGAAGCTGGGGCAAAAGCTTTgacaaattaatgaaaaattcaA CTGGCCGTAAGGTTTTCCGGGACTTTCTGCGTAGCGAATTTAGTGAAgagaatattttattttggttggCCTGCGAGGACCTTAAGAAGGAGAACAGCGCCGAAGTGGTCGAGGAAAAGGCGCGCCTGATATATGAGGATTATATATCGATATTGTCACCGCGTGAAGTGTCATTGGATTCGCGAGTACGCGAAATAGTCAATCGCAATATGATTGAGCCAACGACGCACACATTCGACGAAGCTCAAATACAGATCTATACGCTAATGCACAGAGACTCATATCCGAG ATTCCTAAACTCTCAAAAGTTCAAGACACTCGCTCAAATGCAAGACAATTCGAATGCTGGTTCCAATGCGGATAGCCCCACTTAG